The Pieris rapae chromosome 11, ilPieRapa1.1, whole genome shotgun sequence nucleotide sequence GTGCGCATTTTGTGGGAACGGGATGCGaagatgtttttatatattatactaagtattttttataaattttatatagcaCATTAGTATAAGAACTCAAATTGTGGTTCGAGAAACCTAAACAATGCATTGATATTTAACTAGCTAACTAACTAAGTAATAAGTAGCTACTTTACtcgaattatataatttaaatacgataGGAATtcatataacttcaaaaaaaaaaataattatatataattagaatgCAGCTAGTTCAAACAGTGCGAGTAGTATATcaagaaatacaataatacatctCGTTGTAGAACAACCTCACCTTGACTGTCTTCTGCTCCTGTGACCACTAGCTTGTATATAATCAGGGTGAAGTGTTAATGATACTCGAGGTCGCAGAGCTACGTAACCAGGCGGTGGCACCGGGAGAGGACCATACATACTTTCATACACCAAAGGGTGAGGTATGAATTGAGGTTCTTCTACGTACATGGACCGTCTTCTTTCTgctaagatattttaaaaattgtattagatGTAGGctctttgaaatttaaaatggttaaaaaacacaatttgagaTCGTAATTTGAAGCATCCCTGATATAATCCACACAATTACAAACAAAGCGTAGGTAAAAATGTCCTCAGGTTACCTAGTAAAGAATACTTACCCACGGGTCTTGGGGTGTAAACCGGCACATCGTGACCCTCTGGCAGTACACATCTCGATCTTCTTCGGCCATAAATTTCCTCTGGATTAAAGGGGCGTTTTTGTGGTTTCTCCTCCGAAGagtcataattttttgttggGACATAGTAAAAGCTGGCACTGACCGGTTCGCCAGCGATGGAGTCGAACTGCTCTCTACCGGAATCTGGAGAGTCTCCGGGAATTCTCGCTATAGCATCACTGTCCCATGGATCCAGATACATTCTATTAGTAGATGGTGGAGACCGATCGTCTTCTTCACTGTCAAAATCGACCGCGGTCCAGTATGGGCTGTTGGCGTGTCCtggcattttaattatttatcacgCAATAGGTagcgttaaaataatttattgtatacttgGCAAAATAGCTGAGCACTGTTCCATCACTAGACACGTTCTATCCATACTTGGGGAGTATTGTAATTCTAAATCGTTTGTTTGCtaacactttttattattcgtaTCACGCCACTCACAGACCTCGACCAAATACCATAAGTATATAGCACTACGAAGCCGACTGCTTAGCAGTGAGTTGCTAAAGTATTTGAGAGGTTTGCGTGCGCACACCTCGACACCTTcgttaaaatgaaattaatgcTTAGACTTTATTGAGCGAGGCGATTCAATGTAAGCAAACTTACATTTACTCTTTAACTACACGAGTTTTATGAATCTacctatttgatattttattcttgtatataatacttataatcttgatatttaggtaaatatttggtcgcaaaatattcaaatatgttCTGCCTAAATCTAAATgttcattttgtttaaaaagaaagCGAATTGTACAAGATCAAGTTGCggctgaaaaataaaaataagcacCCGACTTGTGCAATTTTTTGGTTTTGGCGCCTTTTTACAGAGGCATGAGACGAAGTCATCTTTTCTATAGGCTTGACATTGAATGACGCTTGGCCACGTGaccattttcattaaaatttgtaaggCGTTAGGAGGTCACGCTTGTCTCAAAGTGATACCTACTGTCTCAAGTTTTGCCTTTATACCAATGGCTTAGCAAAATTAGATATATAGTAACATCGACAGGGTGGCCTTTTTaaacatgttatattttagtgtATCGACTTTGTAGATTAAAAACTCATTAAGAACGCAACTAAAGGTAACAAACGACTACCACGTGGCAAGAGTAGCAATGCTATGAGCCTCTTGCCACAGCGTGTTTCACTTAGTCAAATCGATTTCACATTTCatggaatatattttctttacagtTACGACTGCCTGATGAAAGAAATTACGAAATTACAGTGTCTCGCGGAAAACATCTTATGCAGTAggaaaaaaatgaattaattagtaTTCATATTGCACTTAAGGCAAATTGTGCTCTCCTCTACTCTTTTTAGCCGATGTTGAAGATGAACTGTTACTTGAGGACTCTTCACaagatattttcaaataattcaataagatCTCCTGGCGTGATCCTGCAGCATCAATCACCCAGGTAGCAGGTGGCAGGTAGTGATCTGATCCGTCAAACTTTAGACCTGTTTCAGTGCTCCCCACGTTGAGCAAAgtttttgataatataatgCTCGACCAActttctttacattttaataaaaataaactcttaCATAATAAACACTATGGTTTTACTAATGGTCGCTCCACAATCGATGCCGGTGTGAAGTTGATTTCGGACATATTTAACGCCTGggaaaaatcataatatgatGGAGTCAGAGTCTTTTGCGACCTGTCAAAGGCCTTTGACTGTgttcatacaaatatactaGTTGGAAAGCTTCAACACTATGGCGTTGATGGCAAAGCTTCCAGCCTGatgaattcatatttaaaggaAAGGGGCCAAAAAGTGCATATCAATGGAGTCACCTCTCCGGGTTTGCAGGTGTCAATCGGCGTCCCCCAAGGCTCGAGCCTTTCTTATTTCTGATTTACATAAACGACATCCCATTTTTTGTCAACGAAGTTCATGAGATGGTATTGTTTGCTGATGACacttcacttttatttaaagtgaataGGAAAACATGATGGACGATGTAAACAATTCTATCTCTTGTATAGTTAACtggtttaatgtaaataacttACTGCTTAGtgagaataaaacaaaatgtataagaTTTACAACTAATAGCGTAAAGCGAGATATTGGTAACCTGAAAATTAAGGACAGTGAAATAAACTTTGTTGACAAAACTGTTTTCCTAGGCATAACAATAGATAGTAAACTCCCGGGACCACACAATGAGACTGTTTCGAATAGGCTGAGCTCTGCAGCATATGCTGTAAAGAAAATCCGCCATGTTACTGATAAGGTTACGGCTAAAATTGTGTACCATAGCTACTTTCACAGCATAATGTCGTACGGTATTCTAATGTGGGGTGCTGCTGCAGAGGTTCAATCCATATTTATGTTGCAGAAGCGGGCTATTCGGGGTATTTGTTGTGTTTCCCGGAAGGAGTCGGTACGACAGCATGACAGTATCCGGtcaatataagtaatatagtCTTGAAcccttgttgtatgtacaaaaaaatttaaacgcttttaaaaaaaatggggactttcaccagtataatacgcgtaatagaactaatttaaGTGTGCGAGCAACCAGGCTCcggaagataaaccactccttacctatatggaaattgtattcgtttttacaacaaactcccaagcgaaattggagaattatcactaaattaattcaaatccctcgttaaaagtaaatgaattaataaagctttttagaaATGTGACGAACATAACAATGAacagagtggcggaaagtttcttgccagttcttcttgcccgctctacgcccttgacttgcgaactggtagtaaatgtaaatttaattaaattaaattttgaagttcataagtgtacctacTGGTTTACctaagtttaatatatgagCACAACAACCTCCAGGTGGCGCTATTGCGCTGCACGGAGGTAGTTTCGCCGAGTGTTGACTCTATAACGGATAACCTGTATTATGTACTCTAGTCTATGGTTCGGAGTTTATACACAGCTCTAAAAGTTTACCGCGTTgaattattgtgtttataattGATAACGTTATTGGtactatttgtatttttttaaattgttcatCTAATCCAGTTTTTGTtgacacatttatttaataaacacatgTCATTTTACTTGTTAAGGTAAGAGAAAAACTACATTAATAACCGTTTACTGCAGTTATcacaatacttttaattttttagtcatGGCAGACACACAGGCCAACAGCACTCTCGGAGATCTCTTGGAAAGTATAAGGGATTATGATCTGAACAAGAGGACCTATGCTGCAATACTTAAACACTTAGAGGCAGAAAATCGCCTTAATTCATCAGATTttgaaaaactattaaaactcTGCCTAAAtgaatacaacaaaaaaaatatatttgccaTTTCAAgcttaaaaatcttattaagtattttaaagaaagtaGACGTAAGTATCATAAACAACACAATTGTAACTATAAAGTATGAGGAGCAATTAATTTTGCACACTGACTAAGAACTTTTCTTGCAGAAGGAACACAACAATTCATCAGGATTATTAGCATTATTAGTAGCAGTCTTGAATAATCTCAAAACAAATGCCAGTCTTGTTAAAATAACTGCTTTAAAAGcattatgttttgaaattgttttatcatTTCCTGATAAATGTTTGATAACGGCAGTAGATGAATATGccaatgaattttatattgttatggaACAATATAGCCTGGAATCATCAGTTGAACTAGTAGAACAAGTAAGATGCTGATAActctgcaatttttttttaagtcttaTGGTTTTTTTGGATATTGATAGAACATTTGacaatataatgaatatatatatttataaaattgccatatttaaataatactcaagaatattaaaattttagattataatattaacattgaaACTGTTACAAATTTTGCCTGCTgcaaaaaaaaggaaatttatTGGAGATGGGATAAATACCTGGTTTTCAAGCCTCATACCAACTATTTTTAACATAGCAAAAGATAACTCTTCAGGATTAAATGCAGCACTGGAGTTATTAGGGGTTTTATCAAAAGAACTTCAACCAGAGGACtatgttgaaaataaacattttaagacTTTCCTCTCAAACCTACCTTCAGAGTGAGTTATAGTTGTCCTGACAATATTTGGCAAAGGTCATTTTTACAAATGCTGTAATATTATCAATGTCGCTTTATTTCAGATATGTGTCAATAATCtgcaatatattaaatgaaggCAGAGATCATTGGGCTCCCCTATGGATTGCTATGATCAATCTATTGAAAGTTAACATAACGGCTTCCACCCTCAATGCCTTGTTACAAGTGGCAGAAAATGCTTTCAAAAACAACCCAAAGAACAGAAGTTTGGCATTCGAGTGCTGGAactattttatagataatttttcttCACAGAGTCAAAGAATTTTAAACAGAAGAATTAAGCTTCTCGCGGTTCCTCTTCTTTCTTTCAATGCCAAGTTCGAGGAGACTGCTTTTGCAAAACTCGGCACTTGGTGGCATTTTATCGTCAGACTGTATGACAAATGTGACCTTGTAACCGACTACATTCAACCGTTTCTGACGTTTTGCTTTGGATCTCCGCCGCCGTCGAACCAACAGCCGGCTCCTGGAATGTTTTCCAGACGCACTAAGATGGCGGGCCTCCAAGCTTTCGCAAATATTCTGGGCCCCTGCGATTGCCCCTTCCCCGACGAATTGGAAAGATTACAGACGGCAGTCATCACGGGAGAACTTTTAgtcaaagaaaacaaaaatttgttaCACTACTTCAGTGTCGCTTTAGACCTTTGCGTGGAATTGGAATCGGAAGAAGGGAAGGGGTATTTGATATGTGCTTGGAAGTCattgttacttaaaatatgcGGTCTCCCGAGCGAAACGTTCAGGAGAGAAGAAATGTTCAATGAACTGTTAGACGTTTTAGCGAAATCCCTTCAGGTAATGAGAACGTCGTTTTCGTTTAGCGATCCATCAGAGGACGGCAGACTTTGACGATGACTCGTGAACCCTATTTTTAGAAATGCTGTTTCAACACTTCCGAAATAATCATCAACGAATTGATTCCCGCTCTTTTTGAGCTCGACGAGGAAACGGCGACAGCGCTCGTGGGCGGCGAGGCCGGCGTCTTCCGCAGAATTCAAGACATCTTGGCGGATTCTtgcaataacaatttttatttaaggtgaGGTTCCTTCCTCGGCGTTCCCTTAGCCGACTCTCTTTGGGACGaggcttttttttaatcacaccGAAACCTTTTTACAGTTGTGACGTCGACAAAACGTCGAAAAAGATAGGAGCGTTCACGGATTACGCCACGCGGAACGGCGAGAGAGTGGGTTTGGACAATTCACTCGAAACGCTTCCGAGTTCGGAATCGGGAGTGCTCTTGTGGACTTGTTACGTGGAATCCAcgattaaatatagatatttttcaaaCTCTCAATGGATCGTCGCCCTCGTGATGTGGCCGATCAAGCAAAACATTATCTCAAACGTGAGTTTAGAACGAGAGACGACGCTGCGACGATGTATCGCGAtacaattcttaaattttcttattattcttgacagatagaaaaatattcgGCGACTTGGATCACTTTTTATGACCTTCTCGACGAGGAGAACGTAACAAATGAATCGAACACGAAGATAACTCACTCGGTCAACGACAAACTGTTGTTGTTCCTGTCGGGCAACCGATCGGCGACCACGCCTCTCAGGCTGACGAGCGTCGTCTCCTTGATTAAGCAGGATTTAAACGAGAGAGGTTCGTCGGTCTGTTCTATTCAAACGTACATACATTTGAATAGAACAGAGAATTGATCTTTGGATCGACATTTTCAGGAGCGAGCCTTCGGAAACCGGAGCATTTGACCCTGAAAATTCTGTCGAAGCAGATGAGCGACGAACTCATCAGTCCCACGATCTATTGGCATCTGCTCGACTGCCTGAAGGCGCTCATCGACGTGTTCGTGCTTCACAAAGACGTCGTCGAAGTCAAAAAGTTGCTGCTCGTCGCGAACACTACTCTGAAGGTGACGCCGAAGATCCTGTCGACCCTCAAGGCTGAAgtgagtttttttatagaaacaacaaaatttatggcaaacgggcaggaggctcacctgatgttgagtgataccgccgcccatggacactctcaatgccagaaggcttgcgagtgcgttgctagccttttataattattatgattaatttatttttttattctttattactcaatatgtcatatggaacatggtgtagtggttgcagctccttacaaacattgtgtaaaaaaaaacttggcgattaaaaagagtggcggagagtttattgcccgttcttctcttccgttctacgcccttgatttgagaactggcagtaaatgtaaaattaaattcatttaatatttctttttttgacgttcataagtgtacattgttacctacatgaataaataaatttgaagtttaagaattggtacgactGCATTTCATGTCCTGCGCTCTTTCTCAATTCGTAAAACACTTTCGATCGCTTCATTATTTCGTTGTCATTTCAGGATACCGATTCGCTTCGTCGCGTGGAATGTTTCTTGAAAAGTATTCACAatctaataaaactaaacgaATACTCGAAATTGAGCGTCATCATCGAGGAAGGAATGAAACGGGTCGCGACCCATTTGGCAGGTCGGACGTCGGTGCTGTCGAATCCCGTgaaaatcatattttcttCCTTGATTTCACACGAAGACAGAGTGATCAAGAGGCTCGTGAAGAAGATGTCGCCGGACGACGAGGCCAAAGAGACGACCAGAAAGTCGACGAACTCTAAAGACGGTAAAAAGAGTGTGAACATCGTGAACACGGTGGTCGAAAACGGAGAGGCGTTCGTCCGGATCGAAAGCAATTGGAAATTTAatccaaaaaaattaacagaGCATCAGAAGGAACAGTTTCAGAGAAAGCGCGAAGATATTCCCGCGCTATATCAAGATTTGTCTCAGTCGCAAGACGAAATCAAACTGAGGACGTGGAAAGCCGACCCCACCGAAACGACCTCTTCCAGCAAATCCTTCGGATCCTCCGCCGCCGACAACGTCACGCGGACCGACCCGGCCGTTCCCGAAGTGGTGAAACCCAACGTATCAGAGTCGGCCGCGCCTAACAATTCGGACATCGCCAAAGTGACCCCGAAGATCAAAGACTCCAACTCTCCACGAGTTCTTCTCAAAGATCGAGTGACTCGTAACGTTAAGAATTTAGCGGAGAAATCCTGTTCGAGAAAAGACGGCGTCAGCCAACTGGTGGTGGTCTGCGAAAAGTTGTCGCCCATGGCGCCCACCGTGGCGAAACCCAACTCTGAGAACGCGCTCGACTCGGCCGCGTCGGTCTCTTCGACGAAAGAGCAAATCTGCTCGAACGACAACGTCGCCAATTCGAAGTCGCCTCTGCCCATTGCGGCCGACCGACCCTCGCGTAAAAGAAAGCcgccaaataaatatatcaatgcGAAGATTTTTGGATTCACAAGAAGGTCTAACCACAGCACCAATTCCGCGGATTCGATACGGAATTCTGACCCGTCGCGAAAGAGCTCCGACGACAGTTTAAAATTGGCAGACGAAACTTCCGGTTTCACCGATAAAGACCCGTCGCTCGACACCGAGGACGCGCCCCGCGGAGACAAGAGAGAGGTCGCCACGCCGAAAACTGTGAACCAGAGAAACGCAAAGGAGAGCGGCTCAAAGTcgtttaaaaagagtggctcAAAGGAATCACGCATCAAGAGACTTCTGGCTATAGATATGGTGAAACCGACGGTTTCGATCGTACGAATCGACCAAGGCTGTTACGCCACGAGGAACAAATCCAAAATGACCCCGGCCAAAAGCACCGACGACGAAGCTGCGACGGAATGTCGTCCGGCCCCGGACCCCGCCTCCCAAGACGTCATCGAGAGCTCGCAAGACTCGTCGGTCCCGGCCGTCTCGGTCGTTACGACGAAGAACAGCGCGAACAGAGCGACGTTGTCTCCTCGTGACGAAGATAGACGTATTTCGGATTTCCGGGACAGCTTCGAAGACACCTTGTTGCTGAGCGACGACGAGCGCGACAGCGACTTACCCGAAAACGCTACCGTCCCCGGTCCCAACCTTTCGGCGGAACGAGCGGACTCCGAGGTCTTCGTCGCTCGGACCGATTTGACGGAAGCGTTAGACACGGAACCCGCGGATACACAGTGTATTGCACATATCGACGACGGATTCGGTCCGTCCGAGACTAATCACTGTTTAGAATCGAGTACGCAGGACACTGCCGAGGCCGACACTAAACCCGTGAATTTCACGATTGACATAATCAAAGAGGAAGTTAACGAatcgttttctttaaaagaaaacgaATCGAAGAAACCGTGCCCGTCGAATTCCACGAAACACATCGGCCACGCGGACGCAGAAGTCGCGAGCGCTCCGTTCGTGTCTTCCGTCGACGCGCCACCGACGGCGCAGTCGACCGAACCCGAACCCTCCGAGAGGCGAGACGAGGCCTCTTCTCCTCTCGAAGACGACGAGCGGAGGAGAAGGGACTTCCTGGACGACACTCTGGATATATCTCCGATCGGGACGATGAGTCCTCTGATGCGCGAGAGGACGCCTTCGCCGGAGACGAGCGGCGATTACGTCGTCGTAAATCTCACGTCTTCGGTCCTGCTAAACGGAGAACCGGCGGATCCGGTCGATTCCCCTGAAGTTTTCACGGAGGACAAACTCTCGCCGGACGCGGGACATCCGTCGCCTCCCAGAGGAGAGGCGGCCGGGAGCGAGGGCGGCTCCGGCTCGGGATTTTCTCTGAGGAGGAAGCCGCGAGTGCGGCCGGCCGGAAGGGCGGCGCAAATGCTGGGCCTCTGCGTCGACGACGCGGACGTGCCGTCGCCGGACGAGACGTCGAGGTCGACGGTGAGGAATCTCAAGAGGCTCGCGGACGTCGGCAGCTCCGACGAGGCCGACGACGGCGAGCCCTTCCTGCGGCTGGGGCGCGTGTTGCCCGCCGTCGACAGCAGCCCCTGCGGCCCCATTCTGAAGAGAAAGCGCGCCGTCATCGCCGAAGACTCCACGCCCTCCCCGGCCGGCAAGGTAGGCCTCCGACGTCGCTCCCCGGACTCGTCCGTTCGACTCTATCGAGACCGCGATGTCTGTTTTCAGAGGAAACGCGTCAGCTTCCACGATCCCCCGGTGTCCACGTCGGTCTGCGTGAAGAAGTACATCGACCCCTGCGCGCTCCGCTCCCCGCAGGGCGCGTCCCGACGGCCGGACAGACCGGACGGGTCGCTCGTCCGCCTTCTCGGCCAGAGCCCCGCGTCTCAGAGGCGGCTCGACAAGATTCTCGCCAAAACCGTCGAGAGCATCCTCTCGGGGTCGTCCGACGTCTCGGACGCGCCCTCCGGACGGACGCCGCCCGCCGAAACCTCGGACCCGAGCGACATCGGCGACCGATCGACCGAATGCGAAGGCTCCGTCGATATCGTCGCCTCGGATCCGTCCTCGCCGGAGAGGCCGCTTCGGACCCGATCGGAAGTCGACCCGCGGAAGGCCGACGAGGGAATTCAGAGCGACGTACCCGAGGTCGCGTCGGCGTCCTCTCAGACGGACGACGAGTCCCGCTCGGGGCTAACGTCCCAGACGGTGAGTGACGTCTCCGCCTCCGACGAAAGAGGTCGGCGCCCGAAAGGTTTCTTTGACAtcgtaaaatttacattttcagAATCCGGACGTCGCTATGGCCTCGGACGAGAGAGGCCCGGATGCTTTGAGCGCGACCTTCGTCCGGGGACTGCTGCGAGACAAAGAGAAAATGGCAGAATTCGTGGTCAGTTTGCTCCGAGAGAGCTTCGAGACGAAAGACGCCATCGCCTTTTGGTGCGACATCTTGAAGACGATCACCGACGGTGCTTAGACTTTTGGGAAAATTCATGCGCGACcgacaattaaacaaatattcttatttcataattttaatatcaaaataatatatttacagtttTCAGTCGGCGTTTAGGCAGAAAATGCGggtaattttacaaattaaactcATTCGTGCGGGCCTTTATATGCTCCACGAGTCAAAGGTACATGGCATCGAAATTTATCACAAAATGTCAacctttaaattatgtatatatttacaaaatcgaCATTACGACAGACCCACCGAGATATATATTGGAATAATATAGcaactgtattttaaaatattataatattattgtaaatattaaaatgtgagTCGACTTTCGAACGTCACCGGTACGTTGATAAGGTAGCTTAAGGTACAAATTgacgaaataaattataaaattgacatgtttattatttttcctaaaCTTATCCtagcaataaaaacaattctaaAAGAACGCTcacttgaaaattaaattataacagaCTCATCTCGAATCCTTTA carries:
- the LOC110991578 gene encoding uncharacterized protein LOC110991578 isoform X1, whose product is MPGHANSPYWTAVDFDSEEDDRSPPSTNRMYLDPWDSDAIARIPGDSPDSGREQFDSIAGEPVSASFYYVPTKNYDSSEEKPQKRPFNPEEIYGRRRSRCVLPEGHDVPVYTPRPVAERRRSMYVEEPQFIPHPLVYESMYGPLPVPPPGYVALRPRVSLTLHPDYIQASGHRSRRQSRMADAYESLPQDYEDWAHPMPHAAPNNFHLSRYGHLQIDYSCSWNSLDRLIRNH
- the LOC110991578 gene encoding uncharacterized protein LOC110991578 isoform X2, which gives rise to MPGHANSPYWTAVDFDSEEDDRSPPSTNRMYLDPWDSDAIARIPGDSPDSGREQFDSIAGEPVSASFYYVPTKNYDSSEEKPQKRPFNPEEIYGRRRSRCVLPEGHDVPVYTPRPVERRRSMYVEEPQFIPHPLVYESMYGPLPVPPPGYVALRPRVSLTLHPDYIQASGHRSRRQSRMADAYESLPQDYEDWAHPMPHAAPNNFHLSRYGHLQIDYSCSWNSLDRLIRNH
- the LOC110991574 gene encoding telomere-associated protein RIF1 isoform X2, giving the protein MADTQANSTLGDLLESIRDYDLNKRTYAAILKHLEAENRLNSSDFEKLLKLCLNEYNKKNIFAISSLKILLSILKKVDKEHNNSSGLLALLVAVLNNLKTNASLVKITALKALCFEIVLSFPDKCLITAVDEYANEFYIVMEQYSLESSVELVEQIIILTLKLLQILPAAKKRKFIGDGINTWFSSLIPTIFNIAKDNSSGLNAALELLGVLSKELQPEDYVENKHFKTFLSNLPSEYVSIICNILNEGRDHWAPLWIAMINLLKVNITASTLNALLQVAENAFKNNPKNRSLAFECWNYFIDNFSSQSQRILNRRIKLLAVPLLSFNAKFEETAFAKLGTWWHFIVRLYDKCDLVTDYIQPFLTFCFGSPPPSNQQPAPGMFSRRTKMAGLQAFANILGPCDCPFPDELERLQTAVITGELLVKENKNLLHYFSVALDLCVELESEEGKGYLICAWKSLLLKICGLPSETFRREEMFNELLDVLAKSLQKCCFNTSEIIINELIPALFELDEETATALVGGEAGVFRRIQDILADSCNNNFYLSCDVDKTSKKIGAFTDYATRNGERVGLDNSLETLPSSESGVLLWTCYVESTIKYRYFSNSQWIVALVMWPIKQNIISNIEKYSATWITFYDLLDEENVTNESNTKITHSVNDKLLLFLSGNRSATTPLRLTSVVSLIKQDLNERGASLRKPEHLTLKILSKQMSDELISPTIYWHLLDCLKALIDVFVLHKDVVEVKKLLLVANTTLKVTPKILSTLKAEDTDSLRRVECFLKSIHNLIKLNEYSKLSVIIEEGMKRVATHLAGRTSVLSNPVKIIFSSLISHEDRVIKRLVKKMSPDDEAKETTRKSTNSKDGKKSVNIVNTVVENGEAFVRIESNWKFNPKKLTEHQKEQFQRKREDIPALYQDLSQSQDEIKLRTWKADPTETTSSSKSFGSSAADNVTRTDPAVPEVVKPNVSESAAPNNSDIAKVTPKIKDSNSPRVLLKDRVTRNVKNLAEKSCSRKDGVSQLVVVCEKLSPMAPTVAKPNSENALDSAASVSSTKEQICSNDNVANSKSPLPIAADRPSRKRKPPNKYINAKIFGFTRRSNHSTNSADSIRNSDPSRKSSDDSLKLADETSGFTDKDPSLDTEDAPRGDKREVATPKTVNQRNAKESGSKSFKKSGSKESRIKRLLAIDMVKPTVSIVRIDQGCYATRNKSKMTPAKSTDDEAATECRPAPDPASQDVIESSQDSSVPAVSVVTTKNSANRATLSPRDEDRRISDFRDSFEDTLLLSDDERDSDLPENATVPGPNLSAERADSEVFVARTDLTEALDTEPADTQCIAHIDDGFGPSETNHCLESSTQDTAEADTKPVNFTIDIIKEEVNESFSLKENESKKPCPSNSTKHIGHADAEVASAPFVSSVDAPPTAQSTEPEPSERRDEASSPLEDDERRRRDFLDDTLDISPIGTMSPLMRERTPSPETSGDYVVVNLTSSVLLNGEPADPVDSPEVFTEDKLSPDAGHPSPPRGEAAGSEGGSGSGFSLRRKPRVRPAGRAAQMLGLCVDDADVPSPDETSRSTVRNLKRLADVGSSDEADDGEPFLRLGRVLPAVDSSPCGPILKRKRAVIAEDSTPSPAGKRKRVSFHDPPVSTSVCVKKYIDPCALRSPQGASRRPDRPDGSLVRLLGQSPASQRRLDKILAKTVESILSGSSDVSDAPSGRTPPAETSDPSDIGDRSTECEGSVDIVASDPSSPERPLRTRSEVDPRKADEGIQSDVPEVASASSQTDDESRSGLTSQTNPDVAMASDERGPDALSATFVRGLLRDKEKMAEFVVSLLRESFETKDAIAFWCDILKTITDGA
- the LOC110991574 gene encoding telomere-associated protein RIF1 isoform X1 → MADTQANSTLGDLLESIRDYDLNKRTYAAILKHLEAENRLNSSDFEKLLKLCLNEYNKKNIFAISSLKILLSILKKVDKEHNNSSGLLALLVAVLNNLKTNASLVKITALKALCFEIVLSFPDKCLITAVDEYANEFYIVMEQYSLESSVELVEQIIILTLKLLQILPAAKKRKFIGDGINTWFSSLIPTIFNIAKDNSSGLNAALELLGVLSKELQPEDYVENKHFKTFLSNLPSEYVSIICNILNEGRDHWAPLWIAMINLLKVNITASTLNALLQVAENAFKNNPKNRSLAFECWNYFIDNFSSQSQRILNRRIKLLAVPLLSFNAKFEETAFAKLGTWWHFIVRLYDKCDLVTDYIQPFLTFCFGSPPPSNQQPAPGMFSRRTKMAGLQAFANILGPCDCPFPDELERLQTAVITGELLVKENKNLLHYFSVALDLCVELESEEGKGYLICAWKSLLLKICGLPSETFRREEMFNELLDVLAKSLQKCCFNTSEIIINELIPALFELDEETATALVGGEAGVFRRIQDILADSCNNNFYLSCDVDKTSKKIGAFTDYATRNGERVGLDNSLETLPSSESGVLLWTCYVESTIKYRYFSNSQWIVALVMWPIKQNIISNIEKYSATWITFYDLLDEENVTNESNTKITHSVNDKLLLFLSGNRSATTPLRLTSVVSLIKQDLNERGASLRKPEHLTLKILSKQMSDELISPTIYWHLLDCLKALIDVFVLHKDVVEVKKLLLVANTTLKVTPKILSTLKAEDTDSLRRVECFLKSIHNLIKLNEYSKLSVIIEEGMKRVATHLAGRTSVLSNPVKIIFSSLISHEDRVIKRLVKKMSPDDEAKETTRKSTNSKDGKKSVNIVNTVVENGEAFVRIESNWKFNPKKLTEHQKEQFQRKREDIPALYQDLSQSQDEIKLRTWKADPTETTSSSKSFGSSAADNVTRTDPAVPEVVKPNVSESAAPNNSDIAKVTPKIKDSNSPRVLLKDRVTRNVKNLAEKSCSRKDGVSQLVVVCEKLSPMAPTVAKPNSENALDSAASVSSTKEQICSNDNVANSKSPLPIAADRPSRKRKPPNKYINAKIFGFTRRSNHSTNSADSIRNSDPSRKSSDDSLKLADETSGFTDKDPSLDTEDAPRGDKREVATPKTVNQRNAKESGSKSFKKSGSKESRIKRLLAIDMVKPTVSIVRIDQGCYATRNKSKMTPAKSTDDEAATECRPAPDPASQDVIESSQDSSVPAVSVVTTKNSANRATLSPRDEDRRISDFRDSFEDTLLLSDDERDSDLPENATVPGPNLSAERADSEVFVARTDLTEALDTEPADTQCIAHIDDGFGPSETNHCLESSTQDTAEADTKPVNFTIDIIKEEVNESFSLKENESKKPCPSNSTKHIGHADAEVASAPFVSSVDAPPTAQSTEPEPSERRDEASSPLEDDERRRRDFLDDTLDISPIGTMSPLMRERTPSPETSGDYVVVNLTSSVLLNGEPADPVDSPEVFTEDKLSPDAGHPSPPRGEAAGSEGGSGSGFSLRRKPRVRPAGRAAQMLGLCVDDADVPSPDETSRSTVRNLKRLADVGSSDEADDGEPFLRLGRVLPAVDSSPCGPILKRKRAVIAEDSTPSPAGKVGLRRRSPDSSVRLYRDRDVCFQRKRVSFHDPPVSTSVCVKKYIDPCALRSPQGASRRPDRPDGSLVRLLGQSPASQRRLDKILAKTVESILSGSSDVSDAPSGRTPPAETSDPSDIGDRSTECEGSVDIVASDPSSPERPLRTRSEVDPRKADEGIQSDVPEVASASSQTDDESRSGLTSQTNPDVAMASDERGPDALSATFVRGLLRDKEKMAEFVVSLLRESFETKDAIAFWCDILKTITDGA